The sequence CGGCATCCACCGGCCCGACTCCGGCACCATCACGCTGGACGGCCGGGAGGTCGAGCTCGGCTCGCCGCTGGCCGCCCGCGCGCACGGCATCGAGACCGTGCAGCAGAACCTCGCGCTCGTCGAGGACCTGACCGTCTGGCAGAACTTCTTCGTCGGACGCGAGCTCACCAAGGGCATCGGGCCGCTGCGCGTGCTCGACCGCAAGGCCATGCGCGACCAGGCCTCGACGCTGCTGTCCGGGCTCGCGGTGAACGTGCCGCCCGTGACGAGCCGCGTGCGGCGCCTGTCCGGCGGGCAGCGTCAGGCCGTGGCGATCGCGCGCGCCGCCGGCTGGGGCAGCTCGATCGTCATCATGGACGAGCCGACGGCCGCGCTCGGCGTGCAGGAGACCGCACGCGTCGAGGGCGTCATCCGCAAGCTGCAGGACGCGGGCGTCGCGGTGCTGCTCATCAGCCACAACTTCGACCAGGTCCTGCGCCTGTCCCAGCACGTCTGGGTCATGCGGGCGGGCCGGGCGGTGGCCGAGCGCCGGGCCGACGAGACCAACGGCGACGAGCTCGTCGCGCTCATCACCGGCGCCAAGGCCGCGTGACGGGCCCACGACGATGACGACGAACGTGCTCGGCGTGCACGCCGGCTGCTGGGGCTTCGACTGGAGCCCCGCGGCGGCGGACGCGACCATCGGCGCCGCGGCCCGCGCGGGGTACGGCCTGGTCGAGATCCCTGCGATCGACCTGGCCGTGCTCGACCCGGCGGACACGGCGACGGCGCTCGACCGGCACGGCATCGCCCCGGCGGTCTCGCTCGCGCTGGGCGCCGACGACGACATCACGTCGCCGGACCCGGCAGTCGTCGAGCGCGGA is a genomic window of Cellulomonas fulva containing:
- a CDS encoding ATP-binding cassette domain-containing protein translates to MTTTDARTDTILTADGITKSFGGVHALKGASITMRRGEVTALIGDNGAGKSTLVRCLSGIHRPDSGTITLDGREVELGSPLAARAHGIETVQQNLALVEDLTVWQNFFVGRELTKGIGPLRVLDRKAMRDQASTLLSGLAVNVPPVTSRVRRLSGGQRQAVAIARAAGWGSSIVIMDEPTAALGVQETARVEGVIRKLQDAGVAVLLISHNFDQVLRLSQHVWVMRAGRAVAERRADETNGDELVALITGAKAA